The Leadbetterella byssophila DSM 17132 DNA window TGCGCAAGTACTGACAATTTTGGATGTTTTTTCGAGATGGCAATTGGGACAATACATCGCAAATTCTATTAAATCTGAAGATGTAATAAATCTATTTGAACAAATTTTACAAACTTATCCGATGCCAAAGCAATTTATAGTAAGAAACGATAATGGCTCACAATTCGAAGCTTTAATAGTTCAAGAATATCTAAAACAAAAAGGTATAACTCAGGAATTTACAAAACCGGCAACACCTCAACAGAATGGACATATAGAAGCCTACCATTCAATTCTGGAAAGTGCTGTATGTCAACGATTTGAATTTGAAAGCCTACAAGAATTTAAACAAGTAATGATAAGATGGAAAAAATTCTATAATTTCGAAAGAATACATGGCGGTCTTCACTATAAGTCCCCTAGAAAATTCCTCGAATCAATTGGTGTAAAAATTGATCCGAATTGGTGAAATAAATTAAAAATAGTGTCCAAGTAATTGCGTTTAAGACAAAGTCACTAATTTAAATCCCTCTCCGTGAAGATTTATTATTTTAACAGAGGGCTCTTCTTTGAGATACTTTCTCAATTTAGTGATGTAAACGTCCATGCTTCTGGCATTAAAGTAGGAATCTTCTCCCCAAATCATCTTTAGGGCGTAGGTGCGGCTCACTGGCTCGTTTACATGTTGACAAAATAAGCCAAGCAATGCTGATTCTTTAGTGGTGAGGCTGATTCTGTTAGAACCACTGATCAGCTCTCTTTTTTCTGTATCGAGTGTTAGCTTGCCAAAAGTAAACTTAGTACTCGTGTTTATTTCTTCCTTCCCTTGAGTACGTTTTATGATGGCTTTGATCCTAACTAATAGTTCTTCCATTAGAAAGGGTTTTGTCAAATAGTCATCTGCTCCCACTTCAAAACCTTTTAGGGTATCTTCTTTCATGGATTTAGCCGTCAGGAAAATGATAGGGATAAACTCGTTATGTAGTCTGATGTCTTTTGCCAAAGAAAAACCATCTTTCTTAGGCATCATTACATCAAGTATGCACAAGTGATACTCGTTTAGGCAGAATAGATCGAATGCTTGTTCGCCGTTGACGGCCAGTGTTACTTGAAAGCCTTTTGCTGTTAAATAGTCTTGTAGTAATTCTCCTAAATTTGGATCATCTTCTGCTAAAAGAAGGGAAATTTTCATGCCTTAAATATTAGGGTGAATGTAGACCCCTGGTCTATTTCTGATTTTAGTCTCATTTTACCTTGGTGAAGCTCTACAAGACTTTTTACATAACTTAAACCCAAACCAAAACCCTTGACATCATGGATATCTCCATGAGTTACACGGTAAAATTTTTCAAATATACGTTTTTGATCTTCCTGCGCTATTCCTATACCTTTATCTTCTATGTCAATCTGAAGTAGTCCTTCTTCCGGATTTGAAGTGGAGATTTTTAAATGAACATGCTCTTTAGAATATTTCAATGCGTTATCCAGAAGATTATAGAAAATATTAGTTAGATGAACTTGGTCAGCATTAATAATACTGGATTTGGCTTCAAAACATTTTTTGCAATCAACAGAGGAAATTCTTACTTCTAAATTTTGGAGTACGTTTTCCAGAATGTCATGAACATCCAAAGGTTCTAAGGATAATTCAATTTGTTCTTGTTCCAACTTGGCCATTTGAAGTACCTTATCAATTTGTGAGGCAAGTCTTTGATTTTCTTCTTGGATAATATTCAAGTAACGATCTGTTCTTTCAGGAGTTTTGGGTACTTCTTTGTCTCTGATTACTTCTAGTGCTAAGGAAATGCTGGAGACAGGAGTTTTTAACTCGTGTGTCATGTTATTGATAAAATCGTTCTTGACTTTTGCCAGCTTGCGTTCTGATATTAGACTGGTAGCACTATAATAGAATATACCTCCTACAAGCATGACCAATAAGGTGGAAGCTGTAACTAGCCCTAATAGATTTCTGAAAATCTGATTTTCCCTGTCAGGGAAGTAAACGTAAAGGAATTGAAATCTGGAAAAAGCATCACTGGGGAATAATTTTACCCTATAGCTATTTTCTAAAATAGGGGTATTTACGGAAGCCAGAACGATATTGCCCTTATCTTCCACGGCATATCTATAGGGGATAGTGATGCCTAAATTTGATAATTCTTCTTTTAATAAGGTATCTAACATTAGGATCCCCATTCTATCAGAGATTTCCCTTTCTCCAAATAAAAGGTCCTGGATGACTCCTTTGACTACCTCCATATTCATAGGGCTTGAGATCCCTTTCTGCTTCGCATCTAACCAAATGGTCATCTCGTTCCACTCTTGAAACTTAGATTCTCTGAGACTATTACTTTCTATAAAGCTTTTTAGATTCTCATTCTCCTTTCTTAGCTTTTCATTGATGTATTCACTAGCTTTTAGCTTATTTTCGGGAATTTTTTCTCCTAAATTGTCTAGTTTCTTGTCAAATTCCTTTGTGAAGATTTCATCTGGCAAGCCAGGGAAAATATAACCTTTTTCAAAGTAAGGATGAGTGTTAGGAGATGTGGAACCTGAGATCTGCAAGAGTTTACCTTGTTCTTTTCTAGCTAGTCTCTGCTGCGCAATGTAGAGTACTTCCTCCTGCTCTATTTTTTTTGCCGTTTCCATCAGCGCTGTTTTGACATTTCTATCAAACTGCTCTTTTTGGACTTTTAAAGCATTATGAATAAAGTACCATTGGAGAGCCACTAAGCTTCCCATGGCCACGATCATAAAAAGTATGAGAAAGGTACTCTTTTTCATACTACAAAAATAGGAAGGTACTTAGAAGTCTAAGGAGGTTTAACTTTTTTTAACTCCTACCTTTTGAATCTGTAGACCAAAGAAAAGCGAACATCGTTCATGCTAAGGTAAAAGTCTTGTTGTTTAGCTTTTTGCACCTGATTAGATATGACGGCAGAAGCTATGTATTCTGTTTTTTCGGTACTAATCATGTATTTGGGGATGAGTTCGGCTCCAAGGTGGAGGTTTTCAACTATCCGCACCAGTATACCTAGATTTAGACCAGCGCCGTATCTCCACGTAGTATTAATGATTTCAGTCAAAACTTTGTCATCTGCAGTGATAGCTTCCGTAGTTTGACCACTTCTACCGGCAATGGCCGAAACTCCATATAAGAATTGCATGTGCTCATTGAAATCTTTACGCTTTTCGATTCCGATTCCAAGGTCATAATTTGATTGCACTTGCTCGCTGACGTTAAGCAAAGTCCCATTAGGGTCTATCATGCTGAAATTCTCTAGCTTTCTTTTTGAGTAAGACGCATTTAAAAGATCAAATCGCAAATAGGTACTGTTGTTAAAGCCGTACTTATAAGCAAATCCAAAATCTAAATCACGTAATGATTGAACAGTGGCATAGAATTCATCCCCCCTGTAGGTGGAGTTTTGTGCCCATGCGGATAAAGTACAAAGCAAAATGCTAAGTTGGACTAGTGTATTTTTCAAGTTAGGTAGTAGATTAATTAGCTACAAATATTATAAATCTGCAGCAATTAATTCTGCTAAATCGTAAACTTTAATGCTTTGTTCTTTCTCTTTGAATTTGATTCCATCAGAAAGCATGGTCATACAGAAAGGGCATCCCACAGCCACCGTTTCTGCTTTGGTCTCCAAAATATCTTCTGTCCGTTCTACATTGATGTCTTTTTTTCCTTTTTCCGGCTCTTTGAACATTTGTGCTCCTCCTGCTCCGCAACAAAGCCCTTTGGTTCTACACCTTTTCATCTCCACCAGTTCCGCATCCAGCGCTTGTATCAGCTCTCTAGGTGCTTCATAAACTTCGTTCGCTCTGCCTAGGTAACAAGAATCGTGGTAGGTGATTTTTTTACCTTTAAAGTTTCCACCAGTGACTTTTAATTTCCCTTCCGCGATTAAAGCTTGAAGATACTCTGAGTGGTGATAAACTTCATAAGTCCCTCCTAGTTCCGGATACTCGTTCTTTAAGGTGTTAAAACAATGAGGGCAGGCGGTAACTATTCTTTGGATTCCGTAACCGTTTAATACCTGGATATTCTGCTGGGCTAGCATTTGAAAAGTAAATTCATTTCCGGCTCTTCTGGCAGGATCTCCGGTACAGGATTCTTCGGTGCCTAAAACAGCAAAGGATATATCAAGATGTTGAAGAATCTTTACAAATGCCTTGGTTACTTTTTTGTAACGCTCATCAAATGAGCCTGCACATCCCACCCAGAAAAGAATTTCCGGCTGTTCAGTACCCATTTCTGCCATGGTTTTTACCGGTTGATCCATAGAAATTTACTTTTTAATCAAAAATAGTATGCGTGCATAACAATAGCAAGTTTCCTTGGCATTTTTTTAATGTCGAATTTCCACTACCAGTGTTCTTTGTACCCTCGTGTTATGGTTGTCGTCTGAGATGAGAAGGAGGGACCTTCCTTCCTCTTTCCAGGTCATACCCTCCATATTATCCGGTTTTAATGGTTTACCCTCGAATGTGGTAGTCTTATCCCAATTGAATATCCGTTTTTTCTCCACCTTCTCTCCTGAGAAGTCAGCTTCGTAGATTTGGATAGGTGACATCCTGCCATTGAAGCATCTTTCTAAAACCAAGAGCTTTTCCTCTTCACCCGGAATATATAGAATCTCAGATATTCCATTTCCTAAACTAGATCCAGGCGATTGGTTGGGAGATAAGCAAGCATTTCTATCTAATGGATACTTGTATAAGATTTCTTTTTCTGGATTTTGATCTTTCCATCTAATGATCATAGTAGAATCTAGACCCGCCTCGAAGGAGTACCATAAGTCCTTTTGAATAGTTAGTCCCTCTATACCCCGGTTTAGACTGGTGTACGGACTAGTGATCATGCTATATTCCTTGAGAATACGAACTTTCCCTTGTTCATCAACCGTTCCTATTCCAGTAGATTCGTCATTTTCGAAGCTGAACCAGAACTTCTTATCTGAACTTTGGTAACGTATAGCTTCAAGGTTTTTGATATCATAGAACTTTTGAACCAACTGAATTTTATTTTGATGGTTCAGGGTGTATAAGTAAGAATATTGTTTATCCTCAGCAGGACTAGGTGCTTGTCGGTCGGAAACCAAAAGATAAGTACTATCATTCCATTTTTCTATACCTGAAATTCCTCCAAATATTACCGGTTTCCATGTGGTGCTGTCCATAGCAAACACGGAGTCCACTTTGGAAATGTACCAATGATCTTGAGCTTTCGCTGAAAGGCTTAGTAGTACAAATAAAATTATCTTACGCATCTAACTCTTTTTTTAGGAAATATCCTGTAAAACTTCCTTTAACTTTTGCCACTTTTTCTGGAGTTCCTTCTGCCACGATGCGTCCACCCCCTTTTCCTCCTTCAGGGCCTAAGTCAATGATGTGGTCTGCTACTTTTATTACGTCTAGATTGTGTTCGATGATCAAAATGGTGTTGCCTTTGTCCGCTAGTTTCTGAACTACATCCAATAATTTCCGGATGTCTTGAAAATGCAGACCTGTAGTAGGTTCATCTAGGATATATAAGGTCTTTCCGGTATCCTTTTTGGATAGTTCTTCAGATAATTTAACCCTTTGGGCTTCTCCACCTGAGAGGGTAGTGGCATGTTGGCCTAAGGTAATATATCCAAGTCCTACATCATTCAGTATCTGGACTTTTCTGCTGATTTTTGGTTGGTTCTCAAAGAACTCAATGGCTTCAGACACGGTCATGTCTAAAACATCAGAAATGGATTTTCCTTTAAAGCGAATTTCCAGCGTTTCTCTATTGAATCTTTTTCCTTTGCAGGTTTCGCAAGGTACATGTACGTCCGGAAGGAATTCCATTTCAATCTTTTTCATACCTGCTCCTTCGCAAGTTTCGCACCTACCTCCTTTAACATTAAAAGAGAACCTTCCCGGTTTGTAGCCTCTGATTTTAGATTCAGGAAGTTCAGCGAATAAGCTTCTGATGTCAGAGAACATTCCGGTGTAGGTGGCAGGGTTACTTCTTGGAGTTCTTCCGATAGGGCTTTGGTCAACTTCAATCACCTTATCAATATGCTCCAATCCAAGCACTTCTTTGTACGGAAGAGGTTCCCTTTTGGCACGGAAAAAATGCCTATTCAAAATCGGAAATAAGGTGTCATGAATTAAGGAACTTTTTCCGCTTCCACTAACTCCGGTCACGCAGGTAATCGTTCCTAAAGGAATATTAAGAGTGACATTTTTAAGGTTGTTGCCAGTTGCTCCCTTAATACTTAGGATATTTCCGTTTCCTGATCTTCTTTCTTTAGGTATCTCTATTTTAGCTCTATTGCTTAAATAATCTGCGGTTATTCCACCTTTGGCAATGAATTTCTGAGGAGGCCCTTGGCTAACAACTCTCCCTCCATGCCTACCGGCCCCCGGACCTATATCAATGATATAATCCGCTTCCAGCATCATATCTTTGTCATGTTCTACAATAAGGACGGTGTTGCCTAGGTCACGAAGATCTTTCAAGGCTTGGATCAACTTTACATTATCCCGTTGGTGCAACCCTATGGAAGGCTCATCCATGATGTATAGTACACCTACCAACTGTGTCCCGATTTGCGTAGCTAATCTGATCCTTTGTGCTTCTCCTCCAGAAAGCGTTTTTAGAGGTCTATTCAAGGTTAAATAGTCCAGCCCAATGCCATTCAAAAAACCTAATCGTTTGCGAATCTCTTTCAATATCTCAGCCGCAATGGCCTGCTGTTTATCAGATAATCTGGATTCTAAGTCGGTGAACCACTCGCTAAGAGAGGAGATATCCATATCTGCTAGCTCAGCAATGTTCTTTTTGTCTATTAAAAAATGCAAGGACTCTTTCTTAAGCCTCTGCCCGTGACACTCCGGACATTCCTTTATGATCAAGAAATCTTTGATCCAATCCTGAATCTTGTCGCTCTCTGATTCTTGTTGGTTTTTCAAAAAAGTTATAATCCCCTCGAATTTTGTATTCCAATCTGTACCCGGGTATTTTTTTGACGCTACAGGAATAGGTTCTTCGGATCCATAAAGGATGATCTCCAGTACATTCCTAGGGATCTTTTCAATAGGTAGACTTAGGGAGGATTTATGTGCCTTTAGTAAAGCTTCTATCTGTTTAAATATCCAAAGGTCTCTGTATTCTCCAAGTGGCGCTATACCGCCTCTCATTATGGACAGAGAAGGGTCTGGAATGATGGACTCCTCTGTGATTTCTTCGATATGTCCCATCCCTTTACAAACTGGGCATGCTCCGTATGGGGTGTTGAAAGAGAAGGAGTTGGGAGAAGGTTCTTCGTAGCTGATTCCGGATTCCGGATCCATCAGGTTCTGGGAGAAATATTGGACATTGTTCCCTTCATCCAGTAAAAGTAGGGATCCCTCCCCTAGCTTTAGTGCGGTTCCTACCGACTGGCTAATTCTGTATCTATCTTCTTTTTTAGGAATGATTCTATCTACTACAATCTCGATGTCATGGATCTTGTATCTATCCACTTGCATTTTAGGAGTGATCTCTAACAGTTCCCCATCTACACGAACACGAGTATAACCCATCTTAGAGATTTGGACAAAAAGTTCCCTGTAATGCCCCTTACGTCCTTTGACCATGGGGGCTAGGATGTTCAACTTTTTACCTTCATGTTTGCTCAGAATCTGGTCTATAATTTGATCCTGAGTTTGTTTGATCATGGGTTTGCCGGTTACATAAGAATAGGCTTCTCCTGCCCGAGCATAAAGTAAACGTAGGAAGTCGTAAATTTCTGTAGTAGTCCCTACTGTAGATCTTGGGTTCTTTGAAGTGGTTTTCTGCTCAATGCTTATTACAGGTGAAAGACCATTGATCTTATCCACGTCCGGCCTCTCCATATCTCCGATAAAGCTTCTGGCATAGGAGGAAAAGCTTTCCATATACCGCCTTTGTCCTTCTGCGTAAAGGGTGTCAAAAGCTAAGGAAGATTTTCCACTGCCACTTATCCCCGTAATGACCACCAGGCGATTCCTCGGGATATTAACATCAATATTTTTTAGGTTGTGCTCCCGCGCGCCGAACACTTCGATTTGTTCATGCCCGGTTAAATCTATATCGTTCAAAGTCAATCTCCTTTTGATTAATCCGCGAAGTTACGAAAATCGAAATTTTTAGACGAATTTGCTTCAGATAATTCATGAGGTTCAAAGGATTATGCTAAGGTTTGTAGCAGATTAAGAAACATTTAGTTACAAAAAACCGTTAAAGTCTAATATTGCCAACTTATGCGCTTTCTAGCACTACTTTTTTTATCATTACCTATTTACGCTCAATTTACTGTCAGTGGTACCATAAAGGACGAAGCTAACGGTGAAACTTTAATCGGTGTAAACATTTACGCCAAGGAACAAAAGACAGGAGTGAGTACAAACGTGTACGGATTTTATTCCTTAAGTCTTCCTGCGGGTACACATACCCTCATCGTTTCCTATGTAGGCTATCACAGTTTAGAAAAGGTGATTAATGTTAAGGAGGACCAAACATTAAATATTGAATTAAAAGACAAAGGGACAATCTTGCAAGAAGTGGTCATTCAAGCTGAAAAAGAGGATGCCAATGTCAAAAGCGTGTCCATGTCCGTCAACAAGGTGGAGATGCGGACCATCAAGAAAATGCCGGCCCTTTTAGGGGAAGTAGATCTGGTAAGAAGCATCCTGTACCTTCCAGGTGTGAGCTCCGTAGGCGAGGGATCTTCAGGGTTTAATGTACGAGGAGGAGCCATAGATCAAAATTTGGTCCTGCTTGATGAAGCACCTGTATATAATTCCTCTCATTTAATGGGCTTCTTCTCTATTTTTAACCCGGATGTGGTGAAGGATGTGAAGCTGATTAAAGGGGGCGTTCCTGCTCAATATGGAGGCAGAATCTCTTCCATTTTAGACGTTAGGATGAAGGAAGGAAACAACAAGAAAACTGAATTTACCGGGGGTATCGGAACTATCTTTTCACGGCTTGCCCTAGAAGGACCATTGAAGAAAAACAAAGGATCCTATATTGTGGCTTTAAGGAGATCATATATAGACATACTGGCCAAACCTTTCCTAAAAGATGATTTGAAAGATGTAAAATTCTATTTCTACGATTTTACGGCGAAGGCGAATTATCAGTTGGACGACAAAAACACCCTTTATCTTTCCGGATATTTTGGACGTGACCTGTTTGGAGCGGATTTTGGGTTTGATTGGGGCAATGCCACCACCACCCTCCGTTGGAATCATGTCTTCAATAGAAAACTGTTTTTGAATACTACATTGTTCTATTCAATGTATAAATATTCTTTAGATTCTGACCTTAAGAATACGAATAAAGAGGATGTTTTCCGCTGGAATTCTGACATTTTGAATTATAGTATCAAGCCTGATTTTACTTGGTATTTAAACAGTAAGAATACCATTTCATTTGGAGGGCAAAGCATACTTTATCATTTCAATCCTGGATCTGCTTTGATTGTGTCTAGTAGTGAAGGTAAGGACATTGGAATTGCGAAGAAGAAAGCCTTAGAATCTACATTATACTTAGGAAATGAGATGAAAATCTCTGATAATTTGACCATTAATGCGGGGATTAGATATTCAGATTACAGGTATTTTGGAAGTCCTCAGGCTTATGTTTTTGATGAAAATGGAACTCCTGGAGAAAGAAAGTCAGTCTTGGATACCCTTCATTATTCCGGAAATGAATTGATACAAAGATATGGCAATTGGGAGCCTCGTTTGTCTGCAAATCTCTCTTTGGGACCTAGAACATCTTTGAAGATTGGATACAATCATTTGGCTCAATATATCCACCTATTGTCTAATACAACAGCCTCCTCTCCATTAGATGTTTGGACCCCGAGTACGAACAATATCAAACCTCAGATTTCAGATCAGATTGCTTTGGGTCTATTTATGAATTTCAAAGACAATATGTATGAATCTTCAGTGGAAGTGTATTACAAAACCCTGCAGAATCAAATTGACTACATAAGAAATGCGGATTTACTCTTGAATCCATTAGTAGAAGGTGATTTAATGTATGGCAAAGGCCGTGCCTATGGAGCAGAGTTTTTTGTGAAGAAGAACAAAGGAAACCTTAACGGTTGGATCAGTTATACCCTTTCGAGAACGGAAAGAAAGGTGAACGGCTTAAACAATAACGATTGGTTCCTTAGTAGGATTGATAAGTTGCATAACTTATCCGTTGTGGCGATTTATGATATCTCCAAGCGTTGGAATATGGGAGCAACCTTTACTTATATGACAGGTACTCCTGCTAGTTTCCCTACTACAAAATACATTTGGCAAGGAATAGCTGTACCGCATAATTATTACGATGAAAGGAATATATATAGAATTCCTGCGAGTCATAGACTTGACTTATCTGCTACACTTAAAAACAAACACGCTCTCTTCAAAAAGGGAGAAAGTGAATGGGTGTTCTCCATTTATAATGTATATAACCGGAGAAATCCCTTCTCGGTGTACGTAAGACAAAACCCTGATGATCCGTCAAAAACTGAGGCTGTGAGGTATTCTGTGTTTGCCTCTATTTTACCATCTATTACTTATAATTTTAAATTCTGATATGAAAAAGCTAGTAGGAATATTAAGCTTATCCCTTTTCTTATGGAGTTGTGAAGATGTCATCGATTTAAAAGTGAAGGATGGCAAGGAGCAACTAGTAGTAGACGCATGGCTTACCGATGAGGCAGAGGAGCAAAGCGTAACTTTAACCTTGTCTCAACCTTATTTTGATAATGGTAAGCCTAAAGCAGCTTTAGATGCAGAAGTCTTATTGATTCGTGAAGACAGTACTATATACAGGTTTACAGATGAGAATCAAGACGGTGTGTATACTTTCCGTCCTAGAAATCGTAATTATTTAAGATTGAATGAGCGTGTAGCATTGTATGTCAAATACAAGGAGGAGGAATATTACGCAGTTTCCATGTTAAGGCGTGTGCCGCCTATTGACTCTCTGAAGTATCAGAGTTTTACTTTGCCGGTTAAGCCATCTGATGGACCCAAGTCTGGATTTTTAGCGCAGTTTTTCGCTACAGATTTTCCAGGGGAGGGAGATACTTATTTAGTCAGATCATTGAAAAATGATACACTAAGGACGAAGTCAAACGAATACACCCTCAGTTATGATGGAGGTCTTTCGCCGGGTAATAAGACTGACGGAATGGTCTTCTTACAACCTGTTCGTATGGGTATTAACTCTGGGTTATTTGTTCACAATGATAAGATAACCGTTGAACTTTTCTCTATTCCTTTGGATGCCTATTTCTTCTTGTCTCAATTGCAAACAGAAACAAACAATGGAGGAGTATTTGCTACTCCTTTAAGTAATGTGCCAGGGAATATCTATAATCTAAATCCTGATTCTAAGGAAAAAGCTTTAGGATGCTTTTTTGTTTCAAGAGTTAGTAGATATACGGCCTATATAGATCAAAATCAAGTAAAATCAGACTAATACTAACTCGTTCCCTCTTAGGATAGGAACGATATCATACAAGTCTTTCTGTAAACAGTAGGTGATGTCCTTGTTGATGCCTAGCCTTTGTAAACGTCTAATGTGAGATGAATTAGATAGATACAAAGGCATATTTTCTCTAGAGGCCTCATAGGCTCTCATAGCTAGGATAGCCGCGTCTTCTGCAACGAAATATTCGTCTCTTAATGCTTCTACTACAGCACCGGCAAAAAGGGTGTCTTCTAGGTTTGGACGGCCTTTCCACCCAGCGCAAAGGACTAGTACATCATAAGGTTGGGCTTTTAAGTAGTTTACTACGGCCTGAAGGTTAAGGAATGCCCCAACGATCACTTTTACTGCATTCTTCTTGCTCTTGGTGATGGAGAGTGTACCGTTAGTAGTGGTCATGGCTATTTTATTCCCCACTAATCTTTCGTCCATGAAACTGAATGGGGAATTGTCTAAGTCAAAACCCTCGACCTTTTCAGCATTTCTTTCAGCAGCTGCTATGTATCCTCTTTTTTGATATTCCGCGCATTCTTCAACAGATGCTACTGGGATAATGCTTTGTACACCATAAGCAAATCCGGTTACCATGCAGGAAGTAGCTCTGAAAATATCTGTAACTACCACAATGGAATTATTAATGTTGTGGTGATGTAGTAAATCAGGAGTTAAGCAAACGTCAATGTTCTTCATTGGGGGAAAAATTTCAGCAAAGGTAAAAAAAGCTTTTCAAAGCCTCAGGCCTTCCAGCAGTTCAATATATATACGGACACCTTCGAGGATTTCGGAGATATGTATGTATTCATCTGCAGTATGTGAGCGGGCAGAATCACCCGGTCCTATCTTGATACTGGTAAAGGGAATTAGTGCTTGATCTGATAAAGTAGGGGAGCCGTAGGTCCCTAGTCCCAATGCTATTCCTTTTTTTACAATGGGATGGTCCAAAGGAATGCCGGAAGGTTGCAGTCGGATAGATCTAGGAGTAACCTCAGATCTTACATTTTGTTTAATAATGTCCAAAGTTTCTTCTAAAGAATAGGCGTCAGTTGCCCTCACGTCCACCACAAAGGTGCAGACGTCCGGAACTACATTGTGTTGGGTGCCGGCCTGTATCTGAGTTACAGACATTTTTACCTTTCCCAGGGTTTCTGATAGCTTTGGGAATTCGAAGTCTTTGAACCACTGGACATCTTCTAGCGCTTTGTAGATGGCATTGATCCCTTCTTCTCTCGCGGCATGTCCGGCTTTACCAGTGGCTTTGCAGTCTAGCACCATTAAGCCTTTTTCTGCAATGGCCATTTGCATTAGGGTGGGTTCTCCAATTATGGCTAGTTCGCAGGGAGGCAAATATTTCAATAAATACTCTATTCCATCTTTTCCTGAGATCTCCTCTTCTGCAGAAATGGCAAAGATCAAGTTATAAGCCAAATCTTCTCTATGGTAGAAATGGAAAAACGTGGCAGCCAAAGATACTAAGGGACCTCCCGCATCATTGCTACCTAGCCCATACAATATATCCCCATGAATCTCGGGCTCGAAGGGGTTTTTAGTATATCCTGCATTGGGTTTAACGGTGTCATAATGTGAGTTTAGTAGGATACTTGGTTTCTGTGGATCAAAGAATTTGTTTTTGGTCCACAGATTATTTTTGACACGTTCAAAGGGGATGTTTTTTTCTTCAAACAAGTTGATAAATAACTGACAAACTCCATCTTCTTCTCTACTGAAGGAAGGAGTGGAAATCAGTTTCTGAAGAAATGCAACAGGTGAAAATTCTATCATCCGACAAAAATATAAAATCTTTTACAACCCTCCTTTCCATTTCTTAGTCTTAGTGCTAACTAAACAGCCAAGAAAATGAAAAAGTTACTATTCATCTTGTTCGTAGCGTGTACAGCCTGTGATTCTGGAGAGCCCGTAAAGCATGATGACCTTACCGGTACTTGGGAATGGGTAAAAACCACCGGAGGTTTTGCCGGAGTAAATGAAACACCTCAGGATGGTGAAGAGGTACTGCTTAAAATTCACGCTAATCTAACCTATGAGCGTTTCAGAAACGATTCTTTGGTTAAGAAAGGTACTTATGCCTTGTCTACAGGAAAATCCATGCTACTTCAGAAAGATGTGAAGTTTGTGACCTTTGATAATGGAGTTGAAACCTTCTACGAAGTAAAGGGCCAAGAGCTTAATCTGACTGAAGATGTTTATGACGGATTTAATTATGCCTATAAAAGGAAATAGCACACCATACACAACTTGAAAGCAGGACCCTGGTTCTGCTTTTTTTATTGGAATTTCTAGGTATAATGT harbors:
- the uvrA gene encoding excinuclease ABC subunit UvrA, translated to MTLNDIDLTGHEQIEVFGAREHNLKNIDVNIPRNRLVVITGISGSGKSSLAFDTLYAEGQRRYMESFSSYARSFIGDMERPDVDKINGLSPVISIEQKTTSKNPRSTVGTTTEIYDFLRLLYARAGEAYSYVTGKPMIKQTQDQIIDQILSKHEGKKLNILAPMVKGRKGHYRELFVQISKMGYTRVRVDGELLEITPKMQVDRYKIHDIEIVVDRIIPKKEDRYRISQSVGTALKLGEGSLLLLDEGNNVQYFSQNLMDPESGISYEEPSPNSFSFNTPYGACPVCKGMGHIEEITEESIIPDPSLSIMRGGIAPLGEYRDLWIFKQIEALLKAHKSSLSLPIEKIPRNVLEIILYGSEEPIPVASKKYPGTDWNTKFEGIITFLKNQQESESDKIQDWIKDFLIIKECPECHGQRLKKESLHFLIDKKNIAELADMDISSLSEWFTDLESRLSDKQQAIAAEILKEIRKRLGFLNGIGLDYLTLNRPLKTLSGGEAQRIRLATQIGTQLVGVLYIMDEPSIGLHQRDNVKLIQALKDLRDLGNTVLIVEHDKDMMLEADYIIDIGPGAGRHGGRVVSQGPPQKFIAKGGITADYLSNRAKIEIPKERRSGNGNILSIKGATGNNLKNVTLNIPLGTITCVTGVSGSGKSSLIHDTLFPILNRHFFRAKREPLPYKEVLGLEHIDKVIEVDQSPIGRTPRSNPATYTGMFSDIRSLFAELPESKIRGYKPGRFSFNVKGGRCETCEGAGMKKIEMEFLPDVHVPCETCKGKRFNRETLEIRFKGKSISDVLDMTVSEAIEFFENQPKISRKVQILNDVGLGYITLGQHATTLSGGEAQRVKLSEELSKKDTGKTLYILDEPTTGLHFQDIRKLLDVVQKLADKGNTILIIEHNLDVIKVADHIIDLGPEGGKGGGRIVAEGTPEKVAKVKGSFTGYFLKKELDA
- a CDS encoding TonB-dependent receptor — its product is MRFLALLFLSLPIYAQFTVSGTIKDEANGETLIGVNIYAKEQKTGVSTNVYGFYSLSLPAGTHTLIVSYVGYHSLEKVINVKEDQTLNIELKDKGTILQEVVIQAEKEDANVKSVSMSVNKVEMRTIKKMPALLGEVDLVRSILYLPGVSSVGEGSSGFNVRGGAIDQNLVLLDEAPVYNSSHLMGFFSIFNPDVVKDVKLIKGGVPAQYGGRISSILDVRMKEGNNKKTEFTGGIGTIFSRLALEGPLKKNKGSYIVALRRSYIDILAKPFLKDDLKDVKFYFYDFTAKANYQLDDKNTLYLSGYFGRDLFGADFGFDWGNATTTLRWNHVFNRKLFLNTTLFYSMYKYSLDSDLKNTNKEDVFRWNSDILNYSIKPDFTWYLNSKNTISFGGQSILYHFNPGSALIVSSSEGKDIGIAKKKALESTLYLGNEMKISDNLTINAGIRYSDYRYFGSPQAYVFDENGTPGERKSVLDTLHYSGNELIQRYGNWEPRLSANLSLGPRTSLKIGYNHLAQYIHLLSNTTASSPLDVWTPSTNNIKPQISDQIALGLFMNFKDNMYESSVEVYYKTLQNQIDYIRNADLLLNPLVEGDLMYGKGRAYGAEFFVKKNKGNLNGWISYTLSRTERKVNGLNNNDWFLSRIDKLHNLSVVAIYDISKRWNMGATFTYMTGTPASFPTTKYIWQGIAVPHNYYDERNIYRIPASHRLDLSATLKNKHALFKKGESEWVFSIYNVYNRRNPFSVYVRQNPDDPSKTEAVRYSVFASILPSITYNFKF
- a CDS encoding DUF4249 domain-containing protein; this encodes MKKLVGILSLSLFLWSCEDVIDLKVKDGKEQLVVDAWLTDEAEEQSVTLTLSQPYFDNGKPKAALDAEVLLIREDSTIYRFTDENQDGVYTFRPRNRNYLRLNERVALYVKYKEEEYYAVSMLRRVPPIDSLKYQSFTLPVKPSDGPKSGFLAQFFATDFPGEGDTYLVRSLKNDTLRTKSNEYTLSYDGGLSPGNKTDGMVFLQPVRMGINSGLFVHNDKITVELFSIPLDAYFFLSQLQTETNNGGVFATPLSNVPGNIYNLNPDSKEKALGCFFVSRVSRYTAYIDQNQVKSD